The following proteins come from a genomic window of Gynuella sunshinyii YC6258:
- a CDS encoding Ig-like domain-containing protein codes for MSSLFRTMLLLLLTGSLIACNSGSSGSGTDSDSLDVPVDDDSSSVQSVRISGAVSLSSDLAGASKPGYILQKQMAAAPKMKAASDGYGYQVANKPMISGLLDSTPLLAVGDALANAYVYLYDADHPEWLSPVAQDLTDSSGGYDFSSYGCTDRVSIAQCSTSAAANDNAYVDGDPLPAGTYTMLVYKPSTFDPIAGVTSDPIVAVLPAFKAEDESVTVDDMQAEVSDATPRVVTMFGKSKNTDGTSTWGSAALELPQNTVIQISFDMAMSRGSVQNIVVEDDSGAVSGTWSLSADWITATFEPDVSLSSGLHTVTVPETVANVYSNTLGYEAVGTFYATLVDNTAPVVTLNSPAGSTDVSANSAIRIHADEPLKLGKLKLNSEPSVGDFPGVMSVSSDDGYLYEFILTETLKLGTSYSYTISGIQDMAGNTAADITGTFTTVAATDADGVDDSATEETQTAQVAIADIFAKWVRGVNERNLAQIQSVLSGSFVFEYSVQAEGGFMDEDINRNGRLSQAEFMNLMEDAVKHWEFCDTTMSGMIGSYADDDVTVINNVVNIVNSAEGNFEFTLSFDSADGSQDCSGGPEETMYATVKLNNGAWKISRMSEGFDHRGTELESFDLLEAVLSEEANNEAGYMDITNGSTLTSIPSEVDPLTFRFEPATGTSSYILLLANVRDPSELGFAMVINASNLESFPGSSSKKSFTVPEAQGLPQGAVDVSELFGFDAGDEESGDRGKDWGIDNEGEVFVWEIIGMGSLTAADFSSTTNPVSVTDVIRDISSVSAVKKFKNPGERKYLTFMASADGSELTFNEYQNGYDAGSADQLNVTVTTPNVEEALQNGGRLSMGSDSGYGEYMLAFSDNGNGTASATVTLDLFQGWNWVDFDDGVDLYGFFQVQTTGGIAPAVTVFSVDAYDVDSNFLDTLTLNEWNFADAGSGATGVQVTWQFDTSNTDLMDMLSLLCNTNGAGRADIHINVWNESGAYDNVSYCENSSAFSINGDQLTYNDTLDIFKGDNWINLNLNGDDGMGSWFNTGANFGVYTDTGAEFVPDIVINTPTAFDETTQEAIELQMTGNWGQGSDWNGTAATADTDTVTISGVFADPGFDPAPRYHAGTDGAWHEEDIIVDSLDNSFSFDVTVYQGWNWISIEDGNGNWYNINIYTENGATVPKPEIVAVNGSAPVDNFGQLVANVTACTATVEGTAPADAKRLWVDWSGSNNEDYYWENQEVLLDGNDTELQTFSATFQVIGGNNAYNFINVYDEVNNTWAGVEVRTSDSSCSYTAPLLTITGVEDGNGVSLTDFGNGYGNNGSATTATTATISGTSTIPGKNIKLSTGTCGSNDEIVVQSATTANGLGSYNWEATINLYDYDAQNPSENYQWVDISDGQNWKNITIVSDSNVIGSSPISLQLPTGLVDNTFEFSCAYAEWDGTSLGTELTSVTINGMTESTQNGHGEYWAGNRWGTFEIESGQFSFEVELYDGYNWIHVNDADHNWYDIQVNTSNGNLPPQYIYITSPDHDSEDTDGSVTVAGDFGSTGFQPDSLWGYVDYWNPDTQSSMYLYFDSNLQTVNDWGDMPMTYNKEVGSFEFMFDLPGNAENVRIEVSGCGSDGCHGHTIWINSNEAPNEHFYKPGSVGSGTAGAYDRRKQHAYHRH; via the coding sequence ATGAGCTCGCTGTTCAGAACAATGCTGTTGTTATTGTTAACAGGTAGTTTGATTGCCTGTAACTCTGGCTCTTCCGGATCAGGTACTGATTCGGATAGTCTGGATGTTCCTGTAGATGACGACAGTAGTAGTGTGCAATCCGTCCGGATTTCCGGTGCCGTATCTTTGTCCAGTGATCTGGCTGGGGCCAGTAAACCCGGATATATCCTGCAAAAACAAATGGCTGCAGCGCCAAAAATGAAAGCAGCAAGTGATGGTTATGGTTATCAGGTTGCCAATAAACCGATGATATCCGGTTTACTGGACAGTACTCCATTACTGGCTGTCGGTGATGCCCTGGCCAACGCCTATGTTTATCTCTATGACGCAGATCACCCTGAGTGGCTGTCACCGGTTGCCCAGGATCTTACCGACAGTAGTGGGGGGTATGATTTCTCCAGCTATGGTTGCACGGATCGCGTCAGTATTGCTCAGTGCAGTACCAGTGCGGCAGCCAATGACAATGCCTATGTCGATGGTGATCCGCTGCCGGCTGGCACTTATACGATGCTGGTGTACAAGCCTTCGACGTTTGATCCGATTGCTGGTGTGACCAGCGATCCAATTGTTGCTGTGCTACCGGCTTTCAAGGCTGAAGACGAATCGGTCACTGTGGATGACATGCAGGCTGAGGTCAGTGATGCAACTCCCAGAGTCGTGACCATGTTCGGGAAATCAAAAAATACCGATGGCACTTCCACTTGGGGCTCTGCTGCGTTGGAATTACCGCAAAACACGGTCATTCAGATCAGCTTTGATATGGCCATGAGCCGCGGCAGTGTTCAGAACATTGTGGTTGAAGATGACAGCGGTGCAGTCAGTGGTACATGGTCTTTGTCTGCCGATTGGATAACTGCCACGTTCGAGCCGGATGTGTCTTTATCCAGCGGGCTTCATACCGTGACCGTACCGGAAACCGTTGCCAACGTATACAGCAATACCCTTGGATACGAAGCCGTGGGAACCTTCTACGCCACACTGGTTGACAACACGGCCCCGGTGGTGACACTGAACAGCCCCGCCGGCAGTACCGATGTAAGCGCCAATAGTGCTATTCGCATTCATGCCGATGAGCCGCTGAAGCTGGGTAAACTCAAGTTGAATTCAGAACCATCCGTTGGTGATTTTCCTGGCGTCATGAGCGTTAGCAGCGATGATGGCTATCTGTATGAATTCATCCTCACCGAAACGTTAAAACTGGGCACTTCCTATAGTTATACCATTTCCGGTATTCAAGACATGGCTGGTAATACTGCTGCGGACATAACCGGTACCTTTACCACCGTCGCCGCGACCGATGCCGATGGGGTTGATGACAGTGCCACCGAAGAAACCCAGACAGCCCAGGTAGCCATAGCGGACATTTTTGCCAAATGGGTACGAGGCGTAAACGAGCGCAACCTTGCACAGATACAGTCAGTTTTATCAGGCAGTTTTGTGTTCGAATACAGTGTCCAGGCCGAAGGTGGGTTTATGGATGAAGATATCAACCGTAATGGCCGGTTGAGTCAGGCAGAATTTATGAACCTGATGGAAGATGCCGTTAAGCATTGGGAATTCTGTGATACCACCATGAGCGGCATGATTGGTTCTTACGCTGACGATGATGTGACCGTGATCAACAACGTCGTCAATATCGTTAACAGTGCTGAAGGTAACTTTGAATTCACTCTGTCATTTGATAGCGCTGATGGTAGTCAGGATTGTTCCGGTGGTCCGGAAGAAACCATGTATGCAACCGTCAAACTGAATAACGGTGCGTGGAAAATCTCCCGTATGTCAGAAGGTTTTGACCATCGTGGAACCGAACTTGAGAGCTTTGATCTGCTGGAAGCCGTATTGTCTGAAGAAGCCAATAATGAAGCAGGCTATATGGATATCACCAACGGCAGTACATTAACTTCTATTCCTTCAGAAGTTGATCCACTGACCTTCCGTTTTGAACCGGCTACCGGAACCAGTAGTTATATCCTGCTGCTGGCGAACGTTCGTGATCCCAGCGAGCTTGGTTTTGCCATGGTAATCAATGCCAGTAACCTGGAGTCTTTCCCTGGCAGCAGCAGTAAGAAATCCTTTACCGTTCCGGAAGCACAGGGGCTGCCGCAAGGCGCTGTGGATGTCAGTGAACTGTTCGGTTTTGACGCCGGAGATGAAGAATCGGGTGACCGCGGCAAGGACTGGGGCATCGATAATGAAGGTGAAGTATTTGTCTGGGAAATCATTGGTATGGGTTCTCTGACAGCTGCCGATTTTTCCTCTACCACCAATCCGGTCAGTGTGACTGATGTTATTCGCGATATTTCATCCGTCAGTGCAGTTAAGAAATTCAAAAATCCCGGTGAACGGAAATATCTGACTTTTATGGCCTCTGCCGATGGTAGTGAGCTGACGTTTAATGAATATCAAAATGGCTATGATGCTGGCAGTGCTGATCAACTGAATGTCACTGTGACCACACCCAATGTTGAAGAGGCGCTGCAAAATGGTGGTCGACTCTCCATGGGCAGTGACAGTGGCTATGGTGAATATATGCTGGCATTCAGTGACAACGGTAATGGAACTGCATCGGCCACAGTGACGCTTGACCTGTTCCAGGGCTGGAATTGGGTGGACTTTGATGATGGTGTTGATCTGTATGGTTTCTTCCAGGTACAAACCACCGGCGGTATCGCTCCGGCTGTGACAGTGTTTAGTGTTGATGCCTATGATGTTGACAGCAATTTCCTTGACACTCTGACTCTGAATGAGTGGAACTTTGCCGATGCCGGTTCGGGCGCCACAGGTGTTCAGGTGACCTGGCAGTTTGATACCAGCAATACCGATCTGATGGATATGCTCAGTCTGCTGTGTAACACCAATGGAGCCGGCCGGGCCGATATTCATATCAATGTCTGGAATGAATCAGGCGCCTACGACAATGTCAGTTACTGTGAAAACAGTTCTGCATTTAGCATCAATGGTGATCAGTTAACCTATAACGACACACTCGATATCTTTAAGGGCGATAACTGGATCAACCTGAATCTGAACGGTGATGATGGTATGGGAAGCTGGTTCAATACCGGTGCCAATTTCGGGGTGTATACCGATACCGGCGCGGAATTTGTGCCTGATATCGTCATCAATACCCCAACAGCCTTTGATGAAACCACCCAGGAAGCCATCGAGTTGCAAATGACCGGAAACTGGGGTCAGGGCTCTGATTGGAATGGTACCGCGGCGACAGCCGATACTGATACCGTCACTATCTCCGGGGTATTTGCTGATCCCGGCTTCGACCCTGCTCCGAGATATCATGCTGGTACCGATGGAGCCTGGCATGAAGAGGATATCATCGTTGATTCGCTTGATAACAGTTTCAGTTTCGATGTGACTGTCTATCAAGGTTGGAACTGGATTTCCATCGAAGACGGAAATGGTAATTGGTATAACATTAATATATATACCGAAAATGGTGCCACAGTACCAAAACCGGAAATTGTTGCGGTGAATGGATCAGCACCCGTTGATAATTTTGGTCAGTTGGTTGCCAATGTCACTGCCTGTACCGCGACAGTGGAAGGTACTGCACCGGCCGATGCAAAACGCTTGTGGGTCGACTGGAGTGGCTCCAATAACGAGGATTACTACTGGGAAAACCAGGAAGTGCTTCTGGATGGCAATGATACAGAACTACAGACTTTCAGTGCCACTTTCCAGGTAATTGGTGGTAACAATGCCTATAACTTCATCAATGTCTATGATGAAGTCAATAATACCTGGGCCGGTGTGGAAGTACGGACCTCTGATAGCAGTTGCAGCTATACCGCGCCGCTGTTGACCATCACCGGTGTCGAAGATGGTAATGGTGTCAGCCTGACCGATTTCGGAAATGGTTATGGCAATAACGGATCGGCCACGACAGCAACGACGGCAACCATTTCCGGTACTTCGACCATTCCCGGTAAAAACATCAAACTCAGTACCGGAACCTGTGGTAGCAATGATGAAATCGTGGTGCAGTCGGCCACTACTGCCAATGGGTTGGGCAGTTATAATTGGGAAGCGACCATTAATCTCTACGATTACGATGCCCAGAACCCCAGCGAGAACTATCAATGGGTTGATATTTCCGATGGACAGAACTGGAAGAACATTACCATTGTGTCAGACAGCAATGTCATTGGCAGTTCTCCGATATCACTGCAGTTACCAACCGGCCTGGTGGACAATACCTTTGAATTCAGCTGTGCATATGCTGAGTGGGATGGCACCAGTCTGGGTACTGAGCTAACTTCAGTGACAATCAATGGAATGACCGAAAGTACTCAAAATGGCCATGGAGAATACTGGGCTGGCAACCGCTGGGGAACATTTGAAATCGAAAGTGGGCAGTTCAGCTTTGAAGTGGAACTCTATGACGGTTACAACTGGATTCATGTGAACGATGCCGACCACAACTGGTATGACATTCAGGTTAACACCAGTAACGGTAATCTGCCGCCGCAATATATCTATATCACCAGTCCGGACCATGACAGTGAAGATACTGATGGCAGTGTGACGGTCGCGGGTGATTTCGGTAGCACCGGCTTCCAGCCTGATAGCCTGTGGGGATATGTTGATTACTGGAATCCGGATACTCAGTCATCCATGTACCTCTACTTCGACTCCAACCTTCAGACGGTCAACGATTGGGGTGATATGCCAATGACCTATAACAAGGAAGTCGGCAGCTTCGAGTTCATGTTTGACCTGCCAGGTAACGCAGAGAACGTGCGGATAGAGGTCAGTGGTTGTGGAAGTGATGGTTGCCACGGTCATACTATCTGGATCAATAGCAACGAAGCACCGAACGAACACTTCTACAAACCCGGGTCAGTGGGTAGTGGAACGGCGGGTGCTTATGATCGTCGTAAGCAGCACGCTTACCACCGTCATTAA
- a CDS encoding bifunctional diguanylate cyclase/phosphodiesterase, whose product MTRLLDVWPLAALIITSSDDQFRILYHSESVGKCLNLTASQLSEVHYLHEVCEGLTKTVLDTCLESVRRKGSCAHVIGLGHSNKTHHVMIALSHLTPDLIAHIFIPVIGRTQVSLIDAADDDSPVFMSPFVSQSIFEQISEGLFLLDLSASQQLVVRWMNPIAERYMDLTNKQAYRRTLQELMPIEFQAQWAHYEQEFVQSGASYRFTASLVLRDQQRYFDITLTHIKDLQDKLLFVVGLARDVTKVTIIEEERTRKAQEFRTLIENSPDMIIRYDKQARRLYVNQAYLQITGLSSEECIGRTPLDIDNVGNQAERLTAFIKNVATSAVSGSIVMHFQAVDEKIHYFEMHAVPEFDGAGNVTSVLVIGRDITERYESQNRLFTSEQAFRTLVENSPDAIARYDPEGRRVFVNKALVELLGKSAEELVGKSPLEDNLGGDDSRGLYNGILRVAATKNRETLSICLNTKHFGKRYLDLILTPEFDRSGDINNILVVSRDITAHKEIEEQLYRSEQTYRTLVENSPDIICRYDCDRRLIYANPSLAKLVGKPVSELLGISPATARQRMVEHGRLHVSPQSKVDEALFEVLKTGRNLSLETKILRQDGALVTALVRFVAEYDRDGELVSVLAVARDISDIHEYRQQVNRLSYYDVLTGLPNRTHFNDKVNDVLTQAGEQSYRVGLMMIDLDQFKNINDSLGHGSGDYLLSKMAERLLDKTGDGDIVARLGGDEFAILMPDNPSRDIVRHKGQSILDVIREPLLVNDREISVTASIGACIYPDDCVCPSDFVSSADSALFHAKDSGRNTLCFYHSGLTIQVRERLELENDLRRALARNEMQLFFQPQIHLHSGEVIGAEALIRWQHSERGLISPDRFIHIAEENGFIVELGEWIMRQACMTALQLNRDRSNPLVISVNLSPRQFADPEISAMVLQALSDTGCHPHWIELEITEGILMDRRYDVMKSLQDLKEPGISIAIDDFGTGYSSLGYLTRFPIDTLKIDQSFVSQMLESQQSAVLIRTIISMASSLSMHTIAEGVETSEQAYKLATMGCEQAQGFYYGRPMSITQFERYLQRQTNFKPIS is encoded by the coding sequence GTGACCAGACTGCTTGATGTCTGGCCGTTGGCTGCCCTGATTATTACCAGTTCTGATGATCAGTTCCGAATTCTGTATCACAGTGAATCTGTTGGTAAATGTCTAAACCTGACTGCTTCGCAATTGAGTGAGGTTCATTATCTGCATGAGGTGTGTGAGGGACTCACCAAAACAGTTCTGGATACTTGTCTGGAGTCGGTGCGTCGAAAAGGAAGCTGTGCTCATGTCATTGGACTTGGGCACTCCAATAAGACACATCATGTCATGATTGCTCTGTCTCATCTTACACCTGATCTTATTGCCCATATCTTTATCCCTGTTATCGGCCGGACACAAGTGTCTCTGATTGATGCAGCTGATGATGATAGTCCTGTGTTTATGTCTCCGTTTGTTTCTCAGTCGATATTTGAACAGATTTCAGAAGGCTTATTTTTGTTGGATCTGTCGGCTTCGCAGCAATTGGTGGTGCGTTGGATGAACCCGATAGCCGAGCGTTATATGGATCTCACCAATAAACAGGCTTACAGGCGAACTCTGCAGGAACTGATGCCGATTGAGTTCCAAGCTCAGTGGGCTCACTATGAACAGGAATTTGTTCAGTCCGGAGCCTCTTACCGGTTTACCGCTTCTCTTGTGCTCAGGGATCAGCAGCGTTATTTTGATATTACCCTAACTCATATTAAGGATTTACAGGACAAGCTGCTTTTTGTTGTTGGTCTTGCTCGTGATGTTACCAAGGTAACAATCATCGAAGAGGAGCGGACCAGAAAAGCTCAGGAGTTTCGTACCCTGATTGAAAACTCTCCTGATATGATCATTCGCTACGACAAACAGGCCCGTCGTTTGTACGTCAATCAGGCCTATCTGCAGATAACCGGGCTGAGTAGCGAAGAATGTATTGGTCGTACGCCATTGGATATCGACAATGTAGGGAATCAGGCTGAGCGATTAACCGCATTTATCAAAAATGTAGCCACAAGCGCTGTGTCTGGATCGATCGTGATGCATTTTCAGGCGGTTGATGAAAAAATCCATTATTTTGAAATGCATGCTGTGCCAGAGTTTGATGGGGCTGGCAACGTTACCAGTGTCCTGGTCATTGGACGGGATATCACTGAACGATACGAAAGCCAGAACCGCCTGTTCACCAGTGAACAGGCATTTCGGACGCTGGTGGAAAACTCTCCGGATGCAATTGCCCGTTATGATCCTGAAGGTCGCCGGGTGTTCGTTAACAAAGCGCTTGTAGAACTGCTTGGAAAAAGCGCGGAAGAGTTGGTTGGAAAGTCGCCGTTGGAAGATAATCTGGGAGGAGACGATTCCCGAGGGCTTTATAATGGCATTCTGAGGGTGGCGGCTACCAAAAACCGGGAAACGTTATCCATTTGTCTGAATACCAAACACTTTGGCAAACGTTATCTGGATCTGATTCTGACACCGGAGTTTGATCGCAGCGGGGATATTAACAACATATTGGTGGTATCCCGGGATATTACCGCTCACAAGGAGATTGAAGAGCAGCTGTATCGGAGTGAACAGACTTATCGCACGCTGGTGGAAAACTCTCCGGATATTATCTGTCGGTACGATTGTGATCGCCGCCTGATTTATGCCAATCCGTCATTGGCAAAGCTGGTGGGAAAGCCTGTCAGCGAATTGTTGGGAATCTCGCCAGCAACAGCAAGACAAAGGATGGTAGAGCATGGCCGGCTGCATGTCAGTCCTCAGTCCAAAGTGGATGAAGCGTTGTTTGAAGTCTTGAAGACTGGCAGAAACCTTAGTCTGGAGACTAAAATTTTGCGTCAGGATGGAGCATTGGTAACTGCCCTGGTACGTTTTGTTGCCGAATATGACCGGGATGGAGAGCTGGTTAGTGTGCTTGCGGTAGCACGTGACATATCCGATATTCATGAATACCGTCAACAAGTGAACCGGTTATCATACTATGATGTCTTGACCGGATTGCCCAATCGTACCCACTTCAATGACAAGGTTAATGATGTGCTGACCCAGGCCGGCGAGCAGAGTTACCGTGTGGGTCTTATGATGATTGATCTGGACCAGTTTAAGAATATCAATGACAGCCTTGGTCATGGTTCCGGTGACTATCTGCTGAGTAAGATGGCGGAACGGTTACTGGATAAAACGGGGGACGGTGATATCGTGGCCCGACTTGGTGGAGATGAGTTTGCCATTCTGATGCCAGATAACCCAAGCCGGGATATCGTTCGCCACAAAGGACAGAGTATTCTGGATGTCATTCGAGAGCCACTTTTGGTTAATGACCGTGAAATTTCTGTGACGGCCAGTATCGGGGCCTGCATTTATCCAGATGATTGTGTTTGTCCTAGTGACTTTGTGAGTTCTGCAGATTCGGCGCTGTTCCATGCCAAGGACTCCGGACGCAATACGTTGTGTTTTTATCATTCCGGCCTGACTATCCAGGTTCGGGAGCGCCTTGAACTGGAAAACGATTTACGCAGGGCCTTGGCCAGGAATGAAATGCAGCTGTTTTTTCAGCCTCAAATTCATCTGCATAGTGGAGAAGTGATTGGTGCCGAGGCACTGATTCGTTGGCAACATTCAGAACGGGGACTGATTTCACCTGATCGTTTTATTCATATTGCTGAAGAGAACGGTTTCATCGTAGAGCTGGGCGAATGGATCATGCGTCAGGCTTGCATGACTGCGCTGCAGCTTAATCGGGATCGTAGTAATCCGCTGGTGATTTCCGTCAATCTTTCGCCGCGACAGTTTGCTGATCCTGAAATATCCGCTATGGTCTTACAGGCATTGTCTGATACCGGCTGTCATCCTCATTGGATTGAGCTTGAGATCACTGAAGGTATTCTGATGGATCGTCGGTATGATGTCATGAAATCCCTGCAGGATTTGAAAGAACCGGGCATATCAATTGCCATCGATGATTTTGGTACCGGTTATTCCTCTCTGGGTTATTTAACCCGGTTTCCAATCGACACCTTAAAAATAGATCAATCATTTGTCAGTCAGATGTTGGAATCACAGCAAAGTGCCGTATTGATCCGTACGATCATTTCCATGGCATCCAGCCTTTCCATGCACACCATTGCTGAAGGTGTGGAAACCTCTGAGCAGGCATATAAACTGGCGACCATGGGGTGTGAGCAGGCTCAGGGTTTCTATTATGGCCGTCCCATGTCGATCACTCAGTTTGAGCGTTACCTGCAACGTCAAACAAACTTCAAACCCATCTCCTGA
- a CDS encoding YgaP family membrane protein has translation MNIDRIVMAFAGFVIMLSLLLSQIYHPYWLFLTAFVGLNLFQAAFTGLCPLAMILKKIGSKSGAAFS, from the coding sequence ATGAATATTGATCGCATTGTTATGGCGTTTGCAGGCTTTGTCATCATGCTAAGCTTGCTGTTGTCGCAAATATATCATCCCTATTGGTTATTTCTGACGGCTTTCGTCGGTCTGAATCTTTTCCAGGCTGCCTTTACCGGTTTGTGCCCCCTGGCGATGATTCTCAAAAAAATTGGCAGTAAAAGCGGAGCAGCTTTCAGCTGA
- the trmL gene encoding tRNA (uridine(34)/cytosine(34)/5-carboxymethylaminomethyluridine(34)-2'-O)-methyltransferase TrmL produces the protein MLHVVLFEPEIPPNTGNIIRLCANTGVQLHLIHPLGFSMDDKLLRRAGLDYHEYASICNHDDWASFQRNYAEQWHGNPKRIFGLTTKATQWHSQTTFQDNDALVFGPETRGLPESIRHELGMTQLLRLPMRQNSRSMNLSNAVAVMVYHVWGELGYPDAI, from the coding sequence ATGTTACATGTGGTGTTATTCGAGCCGGAAATTCCACCAAATACCGGCAATATCATCCGTCTATGCGCCAATACGGGTGTACAGCTGCATTTGATTCATCCTCTTGGTTTTTCCATGGATGACAAACTGCTTCGACGGGCGGGACTCGATTACCATGAGTATGCCTCAATTTGTAATCATGACGACTGGGCATCTTTCCAACGCAACTATGCAGAACAATGGCACGGCAACCCGAAACGCATCTTCGGTCTGACCACAAAAGCCACTCAATGGCACAGCCAGACAACCTTCCAGGATAATGATGCGCTGGTATTCGGTCCTGAAACCAGAGGGTTACCGGAAAGCATTCGTCATGAGTTGGGTATGACACAACTGTTGCGGCTACCCATGCGACAAAACAGTCGCAGTATGAATCTATCCAATGCAGTCGCAGTTATGGTCTATCATGTCTGGGGAGAACTTGGATATCCCGATGCAATATAG
- a CDS encoding sensor histidine kinase: protein MRLLESRLARQLMYRVILILVIIASSVILSEFYLIYRLQVENQRQSINQMMHTLQPILSQSLWNFDDDAVKSLAETMLINPHVSGVIISDDTLNVIAQLGEIDPLRNISFAEEGLQSQNSRIIYYSRIIYTGLRSKETLIGHVVLAITNEGIWAGLMPALKIQAGIGLLALTLTGFFYYRMLTNDISKPISKLSEGLANYRAGQIHLDDISITHDGLQNNELSDLLHQYHHLLERLREREKQIRAHNKNLETEVHQRTEELLITNNHLLESLEKLKLAQQELIEQERLASLGELVSGVAHEVNTPLGVAITANSFLWEEVQQVAGQLTQNELTRTQMDSFMTSAEESCQILSDNLKRAAELIESFKQVAVDQTHEELRTLQMNSYIRTLVRSLQPQMKRSHVTIKLDLDESLTVTTYPGAIAQLLTNLIMNAYIHAYNQGQTAGNIVVSCHQVNNLIQLQVRDFGTGMDATTKAKVYEPFFTTRRSQGGTGLGMNIAYNLVTQKLHGKIDVKTEPGKGTAFLITFPSQAEIHPSAESLKRH, encoded by the coding sequence ATGAGATTGTTGGAATCCCGTCTTGCAAGACAATTGATGTATCGGGTAATACTGATCCTCGTAATCATCGCATCGTCGGTGATTCTGTCAGAGTTTTATCTGATTTACCGGTTGCAAGTGGAGAATCAGCGTCAAAGCATCAACCAGATGATGCACACTCTGCAACCGATCCTGTCTCAGTCACTCTGGAATTTTGATGACGATGCAGTCAAGTCTCTGGCAGAAACCATGCTGATAAATCCTCACGTCTCTGGCGTCATCATCAGCGACGATACTCTGAATGTCATCGCCCAGCTTGGCGAGATCGACCCTCTGCGTAATATTTCTTTTGCCGAAGAAGGATTACAATCACAAAACAGCCGAATCATTTACTACAGCCGTATTATTTATACGGGTCTGAGATCCAAAGAAACCCTGATCGGCCATGTCGTTCTTGCCATTACCAATGAGGGAATCTGGGCAGGACTCATGCCGGCATTGAAAATACAGGCAGGTATTGGACTTTTGGCTCTGACACTTACCGGTTTTTTCTACTACCGCATGCTGACTAATGACATCTCCAAACCCATCAGCAAGCTCAGCGAAGGTCTGGCTAACTATCGTGCCGGACAAATTCATCTGGATGATATCTCCATTACCCACGATGGACTGCAGAACAACGAACTGTCTGATCTACTGCATCAATATCACCATCTGCTGGAGCGGCTAAGGGAACGGGAAAAACAAATCAGGGCGCACAATAAGAACCTGGAGACAGAAGTACATCAGCGCACTGAAGAACTACTCATCACAAATAATCATTTGTTGGAATCACTGGAAAAACTGAAGCTCGCTCAGCAGGAATTGATCGAACAGGAACGATTGGCTTCTCTGGGTGAACTGGTCAGCGGTGTAGCACATGAAGTCAACACGCCTCTTGGAGTGGCAATCACTGCAAACAGTTTTCTCTGGGAAGAAGTACAACAAGTCGCCGGACAACTCACTCAAAATGAACTGACCCGTACGCAAATGGACAGCTTCATGACGTCCGCCGAGGAATCCTGTCAGATTCTCAGCGATAACCTGAAGCGCGCCGCAGAACTGATTGAAAGCTTTAAACAGGTGGCCGTCGACCAGACTCACGAAGAACTCAGAACACTGCAAATGAACTCTTATATACGTACGCTGGTGCGTTCACTGCAGCCTCAAATGAAACGTTCACACGTCACGATCAAACTGGATCTGGATGAATCATTGACCGTCACCACATATCCTGGAGCCATTGCCCAACTACTGACCAACCTGATTATGAACGCCTATATTCATGCCTATAATCAGGGACAGACAGCCGGTAACATCGTTGTCTCCTGTCATCAAGTCAACAATCTGATTCAACTGCAGGTCCGAGATTTCGGCACAGGCATGGATGCCACCACCAAAGCTAAAGTCTACGAACCATTTTTTACAACCCGCAGAAGTCAGGGTGGAACCGGTCTCGGCATGAACATCGCTTACAATCTGGTCACTCAGAAACTTCATGGCAAGATAGACGTTAAAACCGAACCAGGCAAAGGCACTGCTTTTCTGATTACCTTTCCAAGTCAAGCAGAGATTCATCCTTCTGCAGAATCACTGAAACGCCACTAA